In Populus nigra chromosome 10, ddPopNigr1.1, whole genome shotgun sequence, the following proteins share a genomic window:
- the LOC133705950 gene encoding uncharacterized protein LOC133705950 isoform X2: MPVSGNEETGVKPLAQHSSLNIAGVPIKKRRFIWPPSPPPEEQSVPLLGNDSAQKEPGSTSNESTPSNSSVAASSDLSDPVKNSVAEENKNRLDSIVQMNAENCAGVKVDAQNLATHPDSLAKFGKQEKPVVEEKSANTLLISAKTELNLESDKGPGLNVGKEICGQQILEGKCKSEMPIASVTSQFSLGLKEHDVSSLECYSNDGSQINENVGAVSLNLSLSEGETGVLHKMDNILATDSTDVFANRSNWDLNTTMDTWDGSSSYEHAAQETADGWNRVGVKCDITTGIVGTGMSNGRQLLDSSECKSSFPQTFSDCAKEYTSEDSLHLRLSPSFPSFNLSQEHSSSSANKESCIIPNISLPGSLLSTGNATVANCRGIKSEPFDGSLKHDLRGAKVNPFDFFVKRELVEKGSLETSKSSAFDSLKLVGHGFIKPEPFHDGKPETPRMVGGGSIQPDKQVLQSQDTGEQSPCSASKIVLQVQDTTGQPSCSTDNQVREGQDILAKPTCSTDLSISGNASDRLEYTTCVEGALLRNAMPKEAPESAGQVSSEMVSMPLGHSGEELDASVKIDTAITMDRNGDAPEQCELKITEEVPAGSHGNGEASVTDEEKINLSGDMIEEDSYGSGYESDGNTVSMDIDEERREHKYEDGEVQDPHLQAAEECQKCEEKDVSHGNSEHEKANSGLAGDDHYISSLVEENDSKIELSENNEVTVKECITRTIEDADNASVKESPTVEMSTCGAEQERETTIIQRKSLDLSGKKDCPVGQGTELSSGQDITAGQGVLVSVEQGSDENIKTNNMEKNELPELEASLNGGDMAKDVSSSRSRIINLPRASNSSSPGKTRSISGRPFSTYQERLPDGPLEGGKLHPQGRFSRDRHQEHFPRNSRMNFVRGRGRISSRIDTLRGDRDSERNYASEFYNGSSDFAVRRHKYASAAAEADSESINYNIAPDGSFGGTARGGRKLLDDETPVFRNGPSRRRSPEGRDVPAARGIQMVHRVPRNIGEEGSEVIGARHTENMRGFPDDGTEQAFRRPQPSYEGLDGHFVQGTRNYSSVHRRALPQFRSKSPIRSRSPGPWSSARRSPDGFGGTSELSNRRSPIYSMGRIRSPDHPGFPREMVVRRHGSPPFLSRPPDTRETDPGHSRSIISNRGQTGRVFLRNSRRFGITDPRERTDSDEFFGGPIHSGRFHDLGGDGNVEDRRRFSERRGPVRSFKPPFNGAGSENFHLNPEDGPRPFRFFPEDNPEFHERTNLREREFDGRIRNRPGNAPRRPRGIEEQEGNYRHGRQVLYDDGFDISRMKRKRF; this comes from the exons ATGCCGGTGTCAGGAAATGAAGag ACTGGGGTTAAACCCCTTGCCCAGCATTCTAGTCTTAACATTGCAGGTGTTCCTATCAAGAAAAGGAGGTTCATCTGGCCTCCTTCGCCTCCACCAGAAGAACAATCTGTGCCACTGTTGGGAAATGATTCTGCACAGAAAGAACCTGGCAGCACATCTAATGAGTCAACTCCTTCCAATTCTAGTGTTGCAGCGAGTTCTGATTTATCTGATCCAGTCAAGAATTCTGTAGCTGAAGAAAATAAGAACAGGTTGGACAGCATTGTGCAAATGAATGCTGAGAACTGCGCAGGAGTTAAAGTTGACGCACAGAACCTTGCAACCCATCCTGATTCTTTGGCTAAGTTTGGCAAACAAGAGAAGCCTGTGGTGGAAGAAAAGTCTGCCAACACGTTGTTGAtttcagcgaaaactgagttgAATTTAGAATCCGATAAAGGTCCTGGACTCAATGTTGGTAAAGAGATATGCGGCCAACAAATATTGGAAGGAAAGTGTAAATCAGAGATGCCAATAGCTTCAGTAACTTCTCAGTTTTCTTTAGGTTTAAAGGAACACGATGTTTCATCTTTGGAATGTTATAGCAATGATGGTAGTCAAATTAATGAAAATGTAGGAGCTGTTTCATTGAATTTGTCTTTAAGCGAGGGTGAGACTGGTGTTCTGCACAAAATGGACAATATTCTTGCTACCGACAGCACTGATGTTTTTGCTAACAGATCGAACTGGGATTTGAATACTACTATGGATACATGGGATGGTTCTTCTAGTTATGAACATGCTGCTCAAgaaactgctgatgggtggaaCAGAGTTGGTGTCAAATGTGATATTACTACTGGAATAGTTGGAACTGGTATGTCTAATGGAAGGCAACTCCTTGATAGCAGTGAGTGCAAATCTAGTTTCCCCCAAACATTTTCTGATTGTGCCAAGGAGTATACATCTGAGGATTCCCTTCATCTTCGTCTCAGTCCATCCTTTCCTTCTTTTAACTTAAGCCAGGAGCATTCCAGTTCTTCTGCTAATAAAGAAAGCTGCATTATTCCTAACATTAGCTTGCCTGGGAGCTTGTTGTCAACAGGCAATGCAACCGTGGCTAACTGTAGGGGCATAAAATCAGAACCATTTGATGGGAGCCTCAAACATGATCTTAGAGGAGCCAAAGTCaatccatttgatttttttgttaagcgCGAGTTAGTAGAGAAGGGTAGTCTAGAAACCTCGAAGTCGTCAGCTTTTGATTCTTTGAAATTAGTTGGTCATGGATTCATAAAACCAGAACCATTTCATGATGGCAAACCAGAAACACCCAGGATGGTAGGTGGGGGGTCAATCCAACCTGATAAACAGGTGCTACAAAGTCAGGATACTGGAGAGCAATCTCCTTGTTCAGCAAGTAAAATAGTGCTGCAAGTTCAGGATACTACAGGACAACCTTCATGTTCAACAGATAACCAGGTGAGGGAAGGTCAAGATATCTTAGCAAAACCTACTTGTTCAACAGATTTGTCTATAAGTGGCAATGCATCAGACCGATTAGAATATACCACATGTGTTGAAGGTGCCCTTCTTAGGAACGCCATGCCAAAGGAAGCACCTGAAAGTGCTGGGCAGGTTTCTTCAGAAATGGTTTCTATGCCTTTAGGTCACAGTGGTGAGGAATTAGATGCTTCTGTTAAGATAGATACTGCAATTACTATGGACAGAAATGGTGATGCCCCGGAGCAGTGTGAACTGAAAATTACAGAGGAAGTCCCTGCAGGTTCACATGGAAATGGTGAGGCTTCTGTAACCGATGAGGAAAAGATTAACTTGTCTGGTGATATGATAGAAGAAGATTCTTATGGCTCTGGCTATGAGTCCGATGGTAATACTGTGTCTATGGATATAGATGAAGAGAGGCGAGAACACAAGTATGAAGATGGCGAGGTCCAAGACCCGCATCTGCAAGCTGCGGAAGAGTGTCAGAAATGTGAGGAAAAAGATGTTAGTCATGGTAATTCTGAACATGAAAAGGCAAACTCTGGACTTGCTGGTGATGATCATTATATTTCATCCCTTGTTGAGGAAAATGATTCTAAAATAGAACTTTCTGAAAACAATGAAGTTACTGTGAAAGAATGCATCACCAGAACCATTGAAGATGCTGATAATGCTTCTGTGAAAGAATCACCAACAGTTGAGATGTCAACTTGTGGGGCAGAGCAAGAGAGGGAAACCACAATCATTCAAAGAAAATCACTTGACTTATCTGGAAAGAAAGATTGTCCTGTGGGCCAGGGGACAGAACTGTCATCTGGACAAGACATTACTGCAGGTCAAGGGGTTTTAGTTTCTGTTGAGCAAGGTTCAGACGAGAACATTAAGACAAATAACATGGAAAAGAATGAGTTGCCTGAGTTAGAGGCATCTTTAAATGGTGGTGATATGGCTAAGGATGTCAGCAGCAGCCGGAGTAGGATTATAAACTTGCCTAGAGCTTCTAATTCATCATCTCCTGGCAAGACAAGATCTATATCAGGCAGGCCTTTTTCAACATATCAAGAAAGATTACCTGACGGGCCGCTTGAGGGTGGAAAACTACATCCCCAAGGGAG ATTCTCAAGAGATAGACACCAAGAGCATTTTCCCAGAAACTCTAGAATGAATTTTGTCCGTGGTAGAGGGAGGATTTCCAGCCGGATTGACACTCTTCGTGGTGACAGGGATTCTGAACGTAACTATGCTTCAGAATTTTACAATGGTTCATCAGATTTTGCTGTTCGCAGGCATAAATATGCTTCTGCTGCTGCTGAGGCTGATTCTGaatctattaattataatatcgCACCAGATGGTTCATTTGGAGGTACTGCACGGGGAGGGAGGAAGCTACTGGATGATGAGACACCAGTTTTCCGCAATGGACCCTCAAGGAGGCGGTCTCCTGAAGGGAGAGATGTGCCTGCTGCACGAGGCATTCAAATGGTGCATAGAGTTCCTCGAAACATTGGCGAAGAGGGTTCTGAAGTTATTGGAGCAAGGCACACTGAGAATATGAGGGGATTCCCTGATGATGGTACAGAGCAGGCATTTAGGCGACCCCAACCTTCATACGAAGGGTTAGATGGTCATTTTGTCCAAGGGACTAGGAACTATTCATCTGTTCATAGAAGGGCTCTTCCCCAATTTCGTTCGAAATCTCCAATTAGATCTCGTTCTCCTGGTCCATGGTCATCTGCCAGAAGATCTCCAGATGGGTTTGGTGGGACTTCAGAATTGTCTAATCGAAGATCACCAATTTACAGTATGGGGAGGATCAGATCACCTGACCATCCTGGTTTTCCCAGGGAAATGGTTGTTAGGAGGCACGGTTCTCCACCATTCTTATCACGACCTCCTGATACCAGGGAAACAGATCCTGGTCATTCAAGGTCTATTATCTCTAATAGGGGCCAAACAGGAAGGGTTTTTCTCAGAAACAGTAGGAGGTTTGGTATTACAGATCCTCGAGAAAGGACAGACAGTGATGAGTTCTTTGGAGGGCCCATACACTCTGGTCGATTTCATGACCTTGGTGGTGATGGGAATGTGGAAGATAGAAGAAGATTTAGCGAGAGGCGGGGACCTGTCCGTTCATTTAAGCCTCCTTTTAATGGTGCTGGTAGTGAAAATTTTCATCTTAATCCAGAGGATGGCCCCCGACCTTTTAGATTCTTTCCGGAAGATAATCCAGAGTTCCATGAAAGAACTAATTTGAGGGAAAGGGAGTTTGATGGACGGATTAGGAACCGTCCTGGAAATGCACCCAGAAGACCCCGAGGCATTGAAGAGCAGGAAGGAAATTACAGGCATGGTAGGCAGGTATTGTATGATGATGGGTTTGATATTTCaagaatgaaaaggaaaaggttttAA
- the LOC133705950 gene encoding uncharacterized protein LOC133705950 isoform X1: MPVSGNEETGVKPLAQHSSLNIAGVPIKKRRFIWPPSPPPEEQSVPLLGNDSAQKEPGSTSNESTPSNSSVAASSDLSDPVKNSVAEENKNRLDSIVQMNAENCAGVKVDAQNLATHPDSLAKFGKQEKPVVEEKSANTLLISAKTELNLESDKGPGLNVGKEICGQQILEGKCKSEMPIASVTSQFSLGLKEHDVSSLECYSNDGSQINENVGAVSLNLSLSEGETGVLHKMDNILATDSTDVFANRSNWDLNTTMDTWDGSSSYEHAAQETADGWNRVGVKCDITTGIVGTGMSNGRQLLDSSECKSSFPQTFSDCAKEYTSEDSLHLRLSPSFPSFNLSQEHSSSSANKESCIIPNISLPGSLLSTGNATVANCRGIKSEPFDGSLKHDLRGAKVNPFDFFVKRELVEKGSLETSKSSAFDSLKLVGHGFIKPEPFHDGKPETPRMVGGGSIQPDKQVLQSQDTGEQSPCSASKIVLQVQDTTGQPSCSTDNQVREGQDILAKPTCSTDLSISGNASDRLEYTTCVEGALLRNAMPKEAPESAGQVSSEMVSMPLGHSGEELDASVKIDTAITMDRNGDAPEQCELKITEEVPAGSHGNGEASVTDEEKINLSGDMIEEDSYGSGYESDGNTVSMDIDEERREHKYEDGEVQDPHLQAAEECQKCEEKDVSHGNSEHEKANSGLAGDDHYISSLVEENDSKIELSENNEVTVKECITRTIEDADNASVKESPTVEMSTCGAEQERETTIIQRKSLDLSGKKDCPVGQGTELSSGQDITAGQGVLVSVEQGSDENIKTNNMEKNELPELEASLNGGDMAKDVSSSRSRIINLPRASNSSSPGKTRSISGRPFSTYQERLPDGPLEGGKLHPQGRDEIYIDRRFSRDRHQEHFPRNSRMNFVRGRGRISSRIDTLRGDRDSERNYASEFYNGSSDFAVRRHKYASAAAEADSESINYNIAPDGSFGGTARGGRKLLDDETPVFRNGPSRRRSPEGRDVPAARGIQMVHRVPRNIGEEGSEVIGARHTENMRGFPDDGTEQAFRRPQPSYEGLDGHFVQGTRNYSSVHRRALPQFRSKSPIRSRSPGPWSSARRSPDGFGGTSELSNRRSPIYSMGRIRSPDHPGFPREMVVRRHGSPPFLSRPPDTRETDPGHSRSIISNRGQTGRVFLRNSRRFGITDPRERTDSDEFFGGPIHSGRFHDLGGDGNVEDRRRFSERRGPVRSFKPPFNGAGSENFHLNPEDGPRPFRFFPEDNPEFHERTNLREREFDGRIRNRPGNAPRRPRGIEEQEGNYRHGRQVLYDDGFDISRMKRKRF, translated from the exons ATGCCGGTGTCAGGAAATGAAGag ACTGGGGTTAAACCCCTTGCCCAGCATTCTAGTCTTAACATTGCAGGTGTTCCTATCAAGAAAAGGAGGTTCATCTGGCCTCCTTCGCCTCCACCAGAAGAACAATCTGTGCCACTGTTGGGAAATGATTCTGCACAGAAAGAACCTGGCAGCACATCTAATGAGTCAACTCCTTCCAATTCTAGTGTTGCAGCGAGTTCTGATTTATCTGATCCAGTCAAGAATTCTGTAGCTGAAGAAAATAAGAACAGGTTGGACAGCATTGTGCAAATGAATGCTGAGAACTGCGCAGGAGTTAAAGTTGACGCACAGAACCTTGCAACCCATCCTGATTCTTTGGCTAAGTTTGGCAAACAAGAGAAGCCTGTGGTGGAAGAAAAGTCTGCCAACACGTTGTTGAtttcagcgaaaactgagttgAATTTAGAATCCGATAAAGGTCCTGGACTCAATGTTGGTAAAGAGATATGCGGCCAACAAATATTGGAAGGAAAGTGTAAATCAGAGATGCCAATAGCTTCAGTAACTTCTCAGTTTTCTTTAGGTTTAAAGGAACACGATGTTTCATCTTTGGAATGTTATAGCAATGATGGTAGTCAAATTAATGAAAATGTAGGAGCTGTTTCATTGAATTTGTCTTTAAGCGAGGGTGAGACTGGTGTTCTGCACAAAATGGACAATATTCTTGCTACCGACAGCACTGATGTTTTTGCTAACAGATCGAACTGGGATTTGAATACTACTATGGATACATGGGATGGTTCTTCTAGTTATGAACATGCTGCTCAAgaaactgctgatgggtggaaCAGAGTTGGTGTCAAATGTGATATTACTACTGGAATAGTTGGAACTGGTATGTCTAATGGAAGGCAACTCCTTGATAGCAGTGAGTGCAAATCTAGTTTCCCCCAAACATTTTCTGATTGTGCCAAGGAGTATACATCTGAGGATTCCCTTCATCTTCGTCTCAGTCCATCCTTTCCTTCTTTTAACTTAAGCCAGGAGCATTCCAGTTCTTCTGCTAATAAAGAAAGCTGCATTATTCCTAACATTAGCTTGCCTGGGAGCTTGTTGTCAACAGGCAATGCAACCGTGGCTAACTGTAGGGGCATAAAATCAGAACCATTTGATGGGAGCCTCAAACATGATCTTAGAGGAGCCAAAGTCaatccatttgatttttttgttaagcgCGAGTTAGTAGAGAAGGGTAGTCTAGAAACCTCGAAGTCGTCAGCTTTTGATTCTTTGAAATTAGTTGGTCATGGATTCATAAAACCAGAACCATTTCATGATGGCAAACCAGAAACACCCAGGATGGTAGGTGGGGGGTCAATCCAACCTGATAAACAGGTGCTACAAAGTCAGGATACTGGAGAGCAATCTCCTTGTTCAGCAAGTAAAATAGTGCTGCAAGTTCAGGATACTACAGGACAACCTTCATGTTCAACAGATAACCAGGTGAGGGAAGGTCAAGATATCTTAGCAAAACCTACTTGTTCAACAGATTTGTCTATAAGTGGCAATGCATCAGACCGATTAGAATATACCACATGTGTTGAAGGTGCCCTTCTTAGGAACGCCATGCCAAAGGAAGCACCTGAAAGTGCTGGGCAGGTTTCTTCAGAAATGGTTTCTATGCCTTTAGGTCACAGTGGTGAGGAATTAGATGCTTCTGTTAAGATAGATACTGCAATTACTATGGACAGAAATGGTGATGCCCCGGAGCAGTGTGAACTGAAAATTACAGAGGAAGTCCCTGCAGGTTCACATGGAAATGGTGAGGCTTCTGTAACCGATGAGGAAAAGATTAACTTGTCTGGTGATATGATAGAAGAAGATTCTTATGGCTCTGGCTATGAGTCCGATGGTAATACTGTGTCTATGGATATAGATGAAGAGAGGCGAGAACACAAGTATGAAGATGGCGAGGTCCAAGACCCGCATCTGCAAGCTGCGGAAGAGTGTCAGAAATGTGAGGAAAAAGATGTTAGTCATGGTAATTCTGAACATGAAAAGGCAAACTCTGGACTTGCTGGTGATGATCATTATATTTCATCCCTTGTTGAGGAAAATGATTCTAAAATAGAACTTTCTGAAAACAATGAAGTTACTGTGAAAGAATGCATCACCAGAACCATTGAAGATGCTGATAATGCTTCTGTGAAAGAATCACCAACAGTTGAGATGTCAACTTGTGGGGCAGAGCAAGAGAGGGAAACCACAATCATTCAAAGAAAATCACTTGACTTATCTGGAAAGAAAGATTGTCCTGTGGGCCAGGGGACAGAACTGTCATCTGGACAAGACATTACTGCAGGTCAAGGGGTTTTAGTTTCTGTTGAGCAAGGTTCAGACGAGAACATTAAGACAAATAACATGGAAAAGAATGAGTTGCCTGAGTTAGAGGCATCTTTAAATGGTGGTGATATGGCTAAGGATGTCAGCAGCAGCCGGAGTAGGATTATAAACTTGCCTAGAGCTTCTAATTCATCATCTCCTGGCAAGACAAGATCTATATCAGGCAGGCCTTTTTCAACATATCAAGAAAGATTACCTGACGGGCCGCTTGAGGGTGGAAAACTACATCCCCAAGGGAG GGATGAAATTTATATTGATCGCAGATTCTCAAGAGATAGACACCAAGAGCATTTTCCCAGAAACTCTAGAATGAATTTTGTCCGTGGTAGAGGGAGGATTTCCAGCCGGATTGACACTCTTCGTGGTGACAGGGATTCTGAACGTAACTATGCTTCAGAATTTTACAATGGTTCATCAGATTTTGCTGTTCGCAGGCATAAATATGCTTCTGCTGCTGCTGAGGCTGATTCTGaatctattaattataatatcgCACCAGATGGTTCATTTGGAGGTACTGCACGGGGAGGGAGGAAGCTACTGGATGATGAGACACCAGTTTTCCGCAATGGACCCTCAAGGAGGCGGTCTCCTGAAGGGAGAGATGTGCCTGCTGCACGAGGCATTCAAATGGTGCATAGAGTTCCTCGAAACATTGGCGAAGAGGGTTCTGAAGTTATTGGAGCAAGGCACACTGAGAATATGAGGGGATTCCCTGATGATGGTACAGAGCAGGCATTTAGGCGACCCCAACCTTCATACGAAGGGTTAGATGGTCATTTTGTCCAAGGGACTAGGAACTATTCATCTGTTCATAGAAGGGCTCTTCCCCAATTTCGTTCGAAATCTCCAATTAGATCTCGTTCTCCTGGTCCATGGTCATCTGCCAGAAGATCTCCAGATGGGTTTGGTGGGACTTCAGAATTGTCTAATCGAAGATCACCAATTTACAGTATGGGGAGGATCAGATCACCTGACCATCCTGGTTTTCCCAGGGAAATGGTTGTTAGGAGGCACGGTTCTCCACCATTCTTATCACGACCTCCTGATACCAGGGAAACAGATCCTGGTCATTCAAGGTCTATTATCTCTAATAGGGGCCAAACAGGAAGGGTTTTTCTCAGAAACAGTAGGAGGTTTGGTATTACAGATCCTCGAGAAAGGACAGACAGTGATGAGTTCTTTGGAGGGCCCATACACTCTGGTCGATTTCATGACCTTGGTGGTGATGGGAATGTGGAAGATAGAAGAAGATTTAGCGAGAGGCGGGGACCTGTCCGTTCATTTAAGCCTCCTTTTAATGGTGCTGGTAGTGAAAATTTTCATCTTAATCCAGAGGATGGCCCCCGACCTTTTAGATTCTTTCCGGAAGATAATCCAGAGTTCCATGAAAGAACTAATTTGAGGGAAAGGGAGTTTGATGGACGGATTAGGAACCGTCCTGGAAATGCACCCAGAAGACCCCGAGGCATTGAAGAGCAGGAAGGAAATTACAGGCATGGTAGGCAGGTATTGTATGATGATGGGTTTGATATTTCaagaatgaaaaggaaaaggttttAA
- the LOC133704371 gene encoding histone H4 codes for MSGRGKGGKGLGKGGAKRHRKVLRDNIQGITKPAIRRLARRGGVKRISGLIYEETRGVLKIFLENVIRDAVTYTEHARRKTVTAMDVVYALKRQGRTLYGFGG; via the coding sequence ATGTCTGGACGTGGAAAGGGAGGCAAGGGTCTGGGAAAGGGAGGAGCCAAGCGTCACCGTAAGGTTCTTCGTGATAACATTCAAGGTATCACAAAGCCTGCAATCCGCCGTCTTGCTCGTAGGGGTGGGGTCAAGCGTATCAGTGGTTTGATCTATGAAGAGACTCGTGGTGTCCTCAAGATCTTCCTTGAAAATGTTATAAGAGATGCTGTGACCTACACCGAGCATGCTCGCCGCAAGACTGTCACTGCCATGGATGTGGTGTACGCACTCAAGAGGCAGGGAAGAACTCTATACGGTTTCGGTGGTTAG